The DNA window GTGGCTCACTCGCCAGTAAATTGTTTATCAGCCACCCAAAACTAGTCATGACGCTAGTAGACTTAAGACCGGCTGTAATTGATATCGCCCATGACTTTTTCCACCTTCCACTTCATTCACAAATTAAAACCCATGCGATGGATGCCGAAATTTTCATAGCTGAAAACTCAACTCATTATGATGCCATAATCATCGACCTGTTCGACAAGCATGGAATGCCAGAAGCCTTCAGCCAAGCCCCTTTCTTAAACAACCTACACAAAAAACTAAAACCTGGCAGCATCCTTCTTTTCAATCTATGGCAGAGCACACCCGAACCCACACTTAAAGTCATTCAGTTTTTTGAAGCCCTAACCCACCAAAAACAAGGGGAACTTCAACTTTACCCAATTAAGTCTAGCAACAACCTAATTCTTGAGTACACGAGCCTGACAAATTGAACTACATCCAGTGATGATTAAGCAGCTTTCACCTATTCAGCTGTTATTTTTTTATTCAAGTCCACAAGTTCTTTCAAGATAGTTTCATCACCGGTTTTTAACTCTTGAGCAATTTCGAGACTTTTGATTGCCAAATTAAATTCTTTCAATCTTTTATAGTTTTGTGCAAGTTGATAATACGTACCATAATTTTTAGAATTAATCTTCAATGATTCTTTTAAAACCCTTATAGCTTCACCATATTTTTTACGCTCTCTAAAACTAATAGACAACTTAATAAAGTAACTTGTTTTCTTTTCTATAGCAAACTCCAATGAAAATTGAAATTCACTAGTAGCTAAAATATAATTTTTAAGCTGTAAAAAAGAAAGCCCTAAAAAATAATGAAGCTCATCATCTCTAAACGCTATAAGTTCGGCCTGCTTAAGGAAAAAAACAGCATCGGAATATTGATTTAGATGATAACTACAAATTCCGCGATATTTCCAAAAAGCATTGACTGTAGGATATGTTTGAATCAAGCAATCGAACATTATAGAAGACTTAACGTAATCCTTTTTAATAAAAAACTCTAGAACTGCACTCTCCAAATAACCCTCATCATTGAAGCTATTTAAATAACAACCTTCAATTTTTATTTCATAAACTTTATTATAAATCTTGCATCTAATATATTCTTTTAAAACTCCAACCTTATTTAAAAAATACATAACATTGTGTGGCTGCGAAAAAACCTTGTAGATTTTTACGTTACGTTTGTCAATATCCTTAACCTGATATAAATCTACTATATCATTTGCACCAATAAAAATATCAACACAATTCGTTGATTGAGTGAGAAAAGGAATCAAATTTTTATATTTAATGTAACTATCATCTCTAGGGTTATTGGGAAGATACTTATTGATATATATTTGAGGCCCAAAAGCAATAACTTTACCTACATTTAAAATCAATCCGATTAATAATGCTGCATAAGCGCCCATACTGGAGCCTATAAATGTTATATTTTCCCTCTCAAACTTGTCAGCATATGATCTTATATAATCTACAAGATCATCGATATCCTTTGATACATTCTCTATATTGCCATGGTACCAACTTTTATTTACATCTCTAATAAATATTTTATTACAATCAAAATCCTCTACAAGCTTATAACCCATAAAGCTTTTTGCATTTACCCCGCTAAAAAAAACAACCAACTTGTCGGAATCTTTATTTTGAATGAATTTAAAGAAATCATTATCGGTGCTTTTATTTTTTTTCATAGTAAAAAGTTCCGTATTGAGCTTTAATTTTAATTTATATACTTAGTTAGATATAAATAATCAATCTATAATATTTTGTACATAAAATATATTTATGATTTTTTCCCACATTATTTTATTATGTATAGGACTTCGCTGATAAGCCTCATCCCAGAAAAATGCAAACAACCCCTCATTTTCACTGATTTGGTTATCAAGCTTATCCAGCTTTTCAAATGTTTTAATAACAAACTCAACACCGTGCAGACGACTATCATTTACTACTGGTTCACCAGATAAATACCTCTTCTCCATTAATGATTCAGGAAAAGACACATCACCTTTTGGATCTATTTGATGTATAAAATTATTCCAAACGCCATATGCATCATAGGATTTCGAGAAAAAAGTTTGTTTTTCTTCTTGGGTCTGCGGTAGAGGAGTGATAGGGTATTCGGTATTTTTTTCTAAAATATCTTGGGACCATCGAGCAGTTCCCTCAGTAAACCATCGTTGTTTAAACATTGTATAGCCATATTGGTACAAATGAAATAACTCATGTGCTGGTGTAACATTTCCTGATACCAGTCGATTTGAAAGCGATATTAGCAATACGCATTCATCTGTATTTTTAACACGGTGTGCTTCGTCAAATGCTAGTCCGTTATTTTTTATATCGGTAATACGAACATGAATTTTATCGACATTGACAGTCTGGAATCTTGGACGTTTAAAAGGATGTTCAAAACCAAGATAATCTAGTGCCTGACGCATCGTTACAAGCTGAAGCATAATATCTTCGACTATATCAGGTATAGCATTATTGTTGATATCCTCTTGGTTTACTATCGCATTGCTGCCTGTTAAGTTGTAAAAAATAATAAATTCATCAACTTCATATGTGTGTTGATAAAGTGAATAGGGATTAGTCGTGTATTGACAGTTTAATGGCTGTCCTCGTTGATCAGCATAAACTGATTGAAAGTTAACCAGTAGAGTAAAAAATATAATGTTAAATAACTTTAGCACTTAAACTATCTTACACTTAAGTATTCTTATAGTAACGTTTATAAGCGACATATCCCGATAAATAATGTTGCACATCATCTATTCGAGTTCTCATTTCGTGATGTCTCAAATAAAAAGAACCCACTATTCTGAAAGGTGTGTCAAAAAACATGGCTATTTCAGGCCAGTAAAATCCTTCAAGTAAGTAGTGCATACGATACTCAAGTGCACGGTGAAACTTATCCATATCGTAAGTTTCGAGCAGATGTTGTTTTTCTGGAATAGCTTCAATTCGTTTAATAAGCTGATAAGAAGCCATTACCAATTCACCTAATGTTGGGTAGTAGGTTTCTCTTTCTAGGATGAAGTTAAGATGTTTGAATACATTTTTTAAACCTAATTCAAAATAGCGGTCGTCCTGAACATATTTCGTGATTTCATTTAAAGCATAGGCTAACCAGTGGTCATGCGCTTTCCAATGGTTTTTTTCACAAAAATAATTGAACGCTTTTATATTAGCATCCAGCCAACGTTGCTCTTTATTTAATTGGTAGTAGCGCATTAATCCAAATGTTGCTTCTCCATCGTAGTAGATCGTTCTATAAGCCTGTTTTACCTCAAGAGTACTGGCATCGAGTACATGAGTGAAACTTCCGTCTGGTTGCTGAATAAATAAAATGGCTTCTGCCAATTGTTCCATAACCTCAGCATAGCGTAGATCATCGGTTAGTTCAGTATATTTAACGAGCATTAATAAACATAGCCCTATGCCGCCTGCTTTTATTTCATCTCCATCAACCAAAAAAGTTAATTTTTTTCCATTCATATTAAGGCTCAGAGTCAATTTATTAATGGCGTATTGAATAGCAAGATCAATGCTCTGTTTAGACACCTTCTCTTCTTCTCCAGCCCATGCATCCAACAATGAATAAACTGCACCTACATGCCTCATTGCGTTGTAACCAGTAAAGGTGCGATTTCCTTGCGGCACAATACCGTAAACAAACCGTCCATTGGGTTGAATTTGTGAAGTTAGAAACCGTCTTGATGCAGAAATGACATATTTAAGGTTTTTTTCATCCAGCTGCTTGATGTTTCTATATCGACCTCCATCTCTAATTTCATAAAATGTATTAGATGATATGAAACAGCCGCATGTTTTAAAGGTATAGAAAAGTGTGGAATCAGTAAACTTAACTGGAGATTTGTTACCGAATTTTTTTTGTACATAGGTCTTAAGTTTTAGTTCATTAAGATCCGACTGCCAGTGCCCCTTGTCCACAGATCCCGTATATAAGATACCATTTGCATTCAACTCCGACTCTAAAAGGGCGTATTCAAAAGATGGATCCAGCGAAATACCTTTAGTATAAAATCCATTTGTGCTTGCTCGAATATCTGCATTCAGTTCAACAAACGTGTGTTCATTTGATTCAACAATCCAATCCAGC is part of the Thiomicrospira microaerophila genome and encodes:
- a CDS encoding spermidine synthase, whose translation is MILHDLKAKFIKPKLRYGGEIIHSERDEFGLIQVVDSPICRSLHFDSAVKQSRYFFQAPLSLAFEYQQVIEQQLWLKQIEKPIKNLLMLGVGGGSLASKLFISHPKLVMTLVDLRPAVIDIAHDFFHLPLHSQIKTHAMDAEIFIAENSTHYDAIIIDLFDKHGMPEAFSQAPFLNNLHKKLKPGSILLFNLWQSTPEPTLKVIQFFEALTHQKQGELQLYPIKSSNNLILEYTSLTN